A region from the Musa acuminata AAA Group cultivar baxijiao chromosome BXJ1-10, Cavendish_Baxijiao_AAA, whole genome shotgun sequence genome encodes:
- the LOC135584921 gene encoding receptor-like cytoplasmic kinase 176 isoform X1 — MGNCWGGPVKAESTFRSLFTSGGVFSCLGVNSKSQSREGKKLSGSSSKVSAASVPATPRSEDDILQSVNVRSFTFNELKTATRNFRPDSVLGEGGFGSVFKGWIDEHTFAAAKPGTGMVIAVKKLNQEGVQGHREWLTEVNYLGQLSHPHLVKLIGYCLEDEQRLLVYEFMPRGSLENHLFRRSSYFQPLSWNLRMKIALGAAKGLAFLHSDMAKVIYRDFKTSNVLLDSNYDAKLSDFGLAKDGPTDDKSHVSTRIMGTYGYAAPEYLATGHLTTKSDVYSFGVVLLEMLSGRRALDKNRPTGEHNLVEWARPYLASKRKIFRVLDARLERQYSPVGAQKAAVLSFQCLSLEASYRPTMDQVVAALEELQNATDIGMSPRNEQKSNGQSISSYPRKSNQRRSSEEQLHRKATRATE, encoded by the exons ATGGGGAATTGCTGGGGTGGTCCGGTCAAGGCGGAGAGTACCTTCCGTAGCCTTTTTACTTCAG GAGGCGTGTTTTCATGCCTAGGGGTGAATTCTAAAAGCCAGAGCAGAGAAGGAAAGAAGTTAAGTGGTTCCAGTAGCAAGGTGTCTGCAGCATCTGTGCCTGCAACACCTCGAAGTGAGGATGACATCTTGCAGTCAGTGAATGTGAGGAGTTTTACCTTTAATGAGCTGAAAACAGCCACCAGAAACTTCCGTCCAGACAGTGTGTTAGGAGAGGGAGGCTTTGGTTCGGTATTTAAGGGATGGATTGATGAGCACACATTTGCTGCTGCCAAGCCCGGTACTGGTATGGTTATTGCTGTGAAGAAGCTTAACCAGGAAGGTGTTCAGGGTCACAGGGAATGGTTG ACGGAGGTAAATTACCTTGGTCAACTATCTCATCCTCATCTTGTAAAGCTCATTGGATACTGCCTGGAGGATGAACAACGGCTTCTTGTGTATGAATTCATGCCTCGAGGGAGCTTGGAGAATCATCTCTTTAGAA GGAGTTCATATTTTCAACCACTCTCTTGGAACCTTCGCATGAAGATTGCTCTGGGAGCTGCAAAGGGGCTTGCTTTTCTACATAGTGACATGGCAAAAGTCATATATCGTGATTTTAAGACGTCTAATGTGCTTCTAGATTCA AATTACGATGCAAAGCTTTCAGATTTTGGATTGGCGAAAGATGGTCCAACAGATGACAAAAGTCATGTCTCTACAAGGATCATGGGGACATATGGATATGCTGCTCCTGAATATCTTGCAACAG GTCATCTGACTACCAAAAGCGATGTGTATAGCTTTGGAGTTGTTCTGCTCGAGATGTTGTCCGGCCGACGTGCCCTGGACAAGAACCGACCAACCGGAGAGCACAATCTAGTGGAATGGGCGAGGCCTTATCTCGCCAGCAAGCGAAAGATCTTCCGCGTCTTGGATGCACGACTGGAAAGGCAGTACTCGCCGGTCGGAGCACAGAAGGCTGCTGTTCTCTCATTCCAGTGCCTATCGCTAGAAGCGAGCTACAGGCCAACCATGGATCAAGTGGTGGCTGCGTTAGAAGAGCTTCAGAATGCTACGGACATCGGGATGAGCCCTCGGAATGAACAGAAGTCGAATGGCCAAAGCATCAGTAGCTATCCACGTAAGTCGAATCAAAGAAGAAGTTCGGAAGAACAGCTCCACAGAAAGGCTACTCGTGCAACCGAGTGA
- the LOC135584921 gene encoding receptor-like cytoplasmic kinase 176 isoform X2 → MGNCWGGPVKAESTFRSLFTSGVNSKSQSREGKKLSGSSSKVSAASVPATPRSEDDILQSVNVRSFTFNELKTATRNFRPDSVLGEGGFGSVFKGWIDEHTFAAAKPGTGMVIAVKKLNQEGVQGHREWLTEVNYLGQLSHPHLVKLIGYCLEDEQRLLVYEFMPRGSLENHLFRRSSYFQPLSWNLRMKIALGAAKGLAFLHSDMAKVIYRDFKTSNVLLDSNYDAKLSDFGLAKDGPTDDKSHVSTRIMGTYGYAAPEYLATGHLTTKSDVYSFGVVLLEMLSGRRALDKNRPTGEHNLVEWARPYLASKRKIFRVLDARLERQYSPVGAQKAAVLSFQCLSLEASYRPTMDQVVAALEELQNATDIGMSPRNEQKSNGQSISSYPRKSNQRRSSEEQLHRKATRATE, encoded by the exons ATGGGGAATTGCTGGGGTGGTCCGGTCAAGGCGGAGAGTACCTTCCGTAGCCTTTTTACTTCAG GGGTGAATTCTAAAAGCCAGAGCAGAGAAGGAAAGAAGTTAAGTGGTTCCAGTAGCAAGGTGTCTGCAGCATCTGTGCCTGCAACACCTCGAAGTGAGGATGACATCTTGCAGTCAGTGAATGTGAGGAGTTTTACCTTTAATGAGCTGAAAACAGCCACCAGAAACTTCCGTCCAGACAGTGTGTTAGGAGAGGGAGGCTTTGGTTCGGTATTTAAGGGATGGATTGATGAGCACACATTTGCTGCTGCCAAGCCCGGTACTGGTATGGTTATTGCTGTGAAGAAGCTTAACCAGGAAGGTGTTCAGGGTCACAGGGAATGGTTG ACGGAGGTAAATTACCTTGGTCAACTATCTCATCCTCATCTTGTAAAGCTCATTGGATACTGCCTGGAGGATGAACAACGGCTTCTTGTGTATGAATTCATGCCTCGAGGGAGCTTGGAGAATCATCTCTTTAGAA GGAGTTCATATTTTCAACCACTCTCTTGGAACCTTCGCATGAAGATTGCTCTGGGAGCTGCAAAGGGGCTTGCTTTTCTACATAGTGACATGGCAAAAGTCATATATCGTGATTTTAAGACGTCTAATGTGCTTCTAGATTCA AATTACGATGCAAAGCTTTCAGATTTTGGATTGGCGAAAGATGGTCCAACAGATGACAAAAGTCATGTCTCTACAAGGATCATGGGGACATATGGATATGCTGCTCCTGAATATCTTGCAACAG GTCATCTGACTACCAAAAGCGATGTGTATAGCTTTGGAGTTGTTCTGCTCGAGATGTTGTCCGGCCGACGTGCCCTGGACAAGAACCGACCAACCGGAGAGCACAATCTAGTGGAATGGGCGAGGCCTTATCTCGCCAGCAAGCGAAAGATCTTCCGCGTCTTGGATGCACGACTGGAAAGGCAGTACTCGCCGGTCGGAGCACAGAAGGCTGCTGTTCTCTCATTCCAGTGCCTATCGCTAGAAGCGAGCTACAGGCCAACCATGGATCAAGTGGTGGCTGCGTTAGAAGAGCTTCAGAATGCTACGGACATCGGGATGAGCCCTCGGAATGAACAGAAGTCGAATGGCCAAAGCATCAGTAGCTATCCACGTAAGTCGAATCAAAGAAGAAGTTCGGAAGAACAGCTCCACAGAAAGGCTACTCGTGCAACCGAGTGA